The following proteins are co-located in the Candida dubliniensis CD36 chromosome 3, complete sequence genome:
- a CDS encoding cell wall biogenesis protein, putative (Similar to S. cerevisiae ECM15;~spliced gene): MAVTLHCLADICLIPIGTNSSSVSDEITAITKLARDSPLETTLHSAGTTIAGPWDQVMDLIGQMHQLLHEKQGVVRIQSDIRVGTRVDKPNQLPQDKINVVQRKLAEQEKQS; encoded by the exons ATGGCAGTAACATTACATTGTTTAGCAgatatttgtttaatacCA attgGTACCAATTCTAGTTCAGTATCTGATGAAATTACTGCTATCACCAAACTAGCCCGTGATTCACCCCTTGAAACCACATTACATTCCGCGGGAACCACAATTGCTGGACCTTGGGATCAAGTTATGGATTTGATTGGACAGATGCACCAATTGTTGCATGAAAAGCAGGGAGTTGTTAGGATCCAGAGTGATATTAGAGTTGGGACTCGAGTTGATAAACCTAATCAATTGCCTCAGGATAAAATCAATGTTGTGCAACGTAAATTGGCGGAACAAGAAAAGCAATCCTAA